Proteins encoded within one genomic window of Arachis ipaensis cultivar K30076 chromosome B08, Araip1.1, whole genome shotgun sequence:
- the LOC107611555 gene encoding uncharacterized protein LOC107611555, which yields MLEIFYDGLSEMSKMALDHSAGGSLHMKKMPEEAQDLIDIVANNQYMYISERNPSSAAYSPETAYEVDTSDNAWITMEEVNYMENSSRNSNNNPYSNIFNQGWRNHPNFGWRDQQKPQQGFNNNQGGMNQNRDTGRSAKQKDPEILSNTLPSNTEVNSKEECKALTMGAEAEPKEEPATEELKEIKAQEETESVTMNVPMKLEEPEDQPSPNVQQDPEDEELAQFLAVLRKLQVNISFAKVLEKNPPSMACLRSLISDKKALREDETVVLTKDYSALVQKKLPQKLPDPCGTITFEKALCDLGSSINLMPLSMMRKLGIQEVQPAKISLEMTDKSLKWAYGMVENVLVKVENLYLPADCMILDTGEDRDDSIILGRSFLATAKALTDVKIGELVLRLHEDHILFKIPNPHSPSDKVGTTVQHLVFQARTCDVQARTIPGM from the exons ATGTTAGAGATCTTCtatgatggcctctctgagatgtccaagatggcattggaccactctgcgGGTGGCTCACTCCACATGAAAAAGATGCCTGAGGAGGCGCAGGaccttattgatatagttgccaacAACCAATACATGTACATttctgagagaaaccct AGCTCAGCTGCGTACTCCCCAGAGACAGCGTATGAAGTAGACACTAGTGACAATGCCTGGATCACAATGGAGGAGGTGAACTACATGGAAAACTCCTCCAGAAACTCCAACAACAATCCCTATTCAAATATtttcaatcagggatggaggaaccaccccaactTCGGGTGGAGAGATcagcagaagcctcaacaaggcttcaacaacaatcagGGTGGAATGAACCAGaacag AGATACAGGTAGGTCTGCTAAGCAAAAGGACCCAGAGATCCTCTCCAACACTCTTCCAAGCAACACTGAGGTGAATTCaaaggaagagtgcaaggccctcaCTATGGGAGCTGAGGCCGAACCCAAGGAGGAGCCTGCTACTGAGGAACTGAAGGAGATCAAGGCTCAGGAGGAGACTGAAAGTGTCACCATGAACGTCCCCATGAAGTTGGAGGAGCCTGAAGACCAACCATCTCCAAACGTGCAACAGGATCCTGAGGATGAGGAACTTGCCCAGTTTTTAGCAGTCCTCAGGAAGCTGCAAGTCAACATCTCTTTTGCAAAGGTGTTGGAAAAGAATCCCCCTTCTATGGCATGTCTAAGAAGTTTAATTTCTGACAAGAAGGCCTTAAGGGAAGATGAGACTGTGGTACTGACCAAGGATTACAGTGCCTTAGTTCAGaaaaagctacctcagaagctacCAGACCCCTGTG GGACCATCACTTTTGAGAAGGCATTATGCGACCTTGGCTCTAGCAttaaccttatgcctctctctatgATGAGGAAGCTGGGAATTCAAGAGGTGCAACCTGCCAagatctcactagagatgacagacaagtcCCTAAAATGGGCATATGGCATGGTGGAAAACGTCCTTGTAAAGGTTGAGAACCTTTACCTCCCAGCGGACTGCATGATACTAGACACTGGGGAGGACAGAGACgactccatcatccttggaaggtcTTTTCTAGCCACTGCGAAGGCCTTGACTGATGTGAAAATAGGAGAGCTAGTCCTGAGGTTGCATGAGGATCATATTCTGTTTAAGATCCCAAACCCTCACTCTCCTTCAGATAAAGTAGGTACTACTGTGCAACACTTAGTCTTCCAGGCTCGAacttgtgatgtccaggctcgaactatTCCTGGcatgtga
- the LOC107611914 gene encoding LOW QUALITY PROTEIN: 65-kDa microtubule-associated protein 5-like (The sequence of the model RefSeq protein was modified relative to this genomic sequence to represent the inferred CDS: inserted 2 bases in 1 codon) has protein sequence MAAMPHSFSPSPTTCASLLRQLQMIWDEIGESDSDRDNMLLXADLYKLLVEAEAEVANIISSLGECTSFSRGRGTLKQQLAIITPVLEDLRSKKEDRIREFSKIQSQICQIRNEIAGCEQFNNVSDPEVIQNDLTVKKLGELKSHLHELQNEKILREQKVNSHISEIRELSVVMSFDFLNTLNEIHSSLGDSSEGTQKSISNDTVARLTGAIHMLKQEKQQRLKKAQELAKCLIELWDLIDVPIDEQKPFSHLTRLLSASVDEVRAQGCLSKDIIEQAEVEILRLNVLKASKMKDLVFKRQAELEEIYKEVHMDVDSESARQILNRLVESGDIDLSDLLQSMDDQIRKAKEQALSRRDILDRVEKWKFAAEEEKWLDEYERDENRYNAVRGAHKNLKRAEKARSLVSKLPSLVESLTAKIKTWEADKGIPFLYEKEPLLHSLCEYNVQRQLREEEKRKFREQRRLQEQSAVVQEALFGSRSATKKPLGQSTNANSMAGTPARRQVLTPSGRYGTSTRKDHRESGRVNTITPVNYVALPKDSGFGGT, from the exons ATGGCGGCAATGCCTCATTCCTTCTCCCCTTCTCCCACTACCTGTGCTTCTCTTCTCCGCCAATTGCAG ATGATATGGGATGAGATTGGAGAAAGCGATAGTGATAGAGACAATATGCTTTT AGCAGATCTATACAAGTTATTGGTTGAAGCTGAAGCTGAAGTTGCCAATATCATTTCTTCCCTTGGGGAATGTACTTCATTCTCACGT GGACGGGGCACACTTAAACAGCAATTAGCTATAATAACACCTGTCTTGGAggatttaaggtcaaagaaggaAGATAGAATCAGAGAGTTTTCAAAGATACAGTCCCAAATTTGTCAGATACGTAATGAGATAGCTGGCTGTGAGCAGTTCAACAATGTCAGTGATCCAGAAGTTATTCAAAATGACTTGACAGTAAAGAAATTGGGGGAACTCAAGTCACATCTACATGAGCTTCAGAATGAAAAG ATCCTGCGTGAGCAGAAGGTGAACAGTCATATCAGTGAAATTAGGGAGCTTTCAGTAGTGATGTCATTTGATTTTCTAAATACATTAAATGAAATCCATAGTAGCTTGGGAGATTCTTCCGAAGGTACACAAAAGAGCATCAGCAATGACACTGTTGCCAGATTAACCGGGGCCATTCATATGTTAAAGCAAGAGAAGCAACAAAGGCTGAAAAAG GCACAAGAGCTTGCTAAATGCTTGATAGAGTTATGGGATCTTATTGACGTACCAATTGATGAGCAAAAACCTTTTAGCCATCTTACTAGATTACTTTCAGCATCAGTTGATGAGGTTAGAGCACAAGGGTGCCTTTCAAAAGATATCATTGAGCAG GCTGAGGTTGAAATTCTGCGCTTAAATGTTCTGAAAGCCAGTAAGATGAAGGATTTAGTGTTTAAGAGGCAGGCTGAGCTTGAAGAAATTTACAAAGAAGTTCACATGGATGTGGATAGTGAATCAGCTAGACAGATTCTAAATCGGCTTGTAGAATCTG GTGATATTGATCTGTCCGATTTGCTCCAAAGCATGGATGACCAAATCAGAAAAGCCAAAGAGCAAGCTCTAAGCAGAAGAGATATACTAGATAGGGTAGAGAAATGGAAATTTGCTGCTGAGGAGGAAAAGTGGTTAGATGAATATGAAAGG GATGAAAATCGATATAATGCAGTAAGAGGAGCTCACAAAAATCTAAAACGTGCAGAGAAAGCACGGAGTCTAGTCAGCAAGCTACCAT CTCTTGTTGAGAGTTTGACTGCAAAAATAAAAACGTGGGAAGCTGACAAAGGAATACCTTTCCTATATGAAAAG GAACCATTGTTACATAGCTTGTGTGAATATAATGTGCAAAGGCAACTCAGAGAAGAAGAAAAACGAAAATTCCGG GAGCAGAGACGGTTGCAGGAACAGAGTGCTGTAGTGCAAGAGGCACTTTTTGGTTCAAGGTCTGCAACAAAGAAGCCTCTAGGTCAGAGCACCAATGCTAACTCCATGGCTGGGACACCAGCGAGGCGACAAGTGCTTACGCCTTCAGGCCGTTATGGAACCTCAACTAGAAAGGACCATAGGGAAAGCGGTAGGGTGAATACAATAACTCCAGTGAACTATGTTGCTCTTCCTAAAGATTCTGGTTTTGGGGGAACTTAA